One genomic segment of Fusobacterium simiae includes these proteins:
- a CDS encoding DUF6162 family protein, with product MIKINTYIVKPLSSKKENIFLILAFFILLSVAAIALKIRQRTEYKIDIKEDEIVSYEALNNIELGVYSDIKNSLVDISQLKDEQNSLPSLKVLAEEEIPPYFKDVTWEQRGAVEWTTFKHDNEDYFIGRGNGKVGTFLVKFNNENIDESDIFYMKDTPSFDDIEKNFEKYEHIFKKIVPYTGNDERKKFTGE from the coding sequence GTGATAAAAATTAATACTTATATTGTAAAACCACTTAGCTCCAAAAAGGAAAATATCTTTCTTATTTTGGCTTTTTTTATTTTATTATCTGTGGCAGCCATTGCCTTAAAAATAAGACAAAGAACTGAGTATAAAATAGATATAAAAGAAGATGAAATAGTTTCTTATGAGGCTTTAAATAATATAGAATTAGGAGTATATTCTGATATAAAAAATTCTTTGGTAGATATTTCACAATTAAAAGATGAACAAAATTCTTTACCTAGTTTGAAAGTTTTAGCTGAAGAAGAAATTCCACCATATTTTAAAGATGTTACTTGGGAGCAAAGAGGTGCAGTGGAATGGACTACTTTCAAACATGATAATGAAGATTATTTCATAGGTAGAGGCAATGGAAAGGTTGGAACTTTTTTAGTAAAATTCAATAATGAAAATATAGATGAAAGTGATATTTTCTACATGAAAGATACACCAAGTTTTGATGATATAGAAAAGAATTTTGAAAAGTACGAACATATTTTCAAAAAAATAGTTCCATACACTGGTAATGATGAGAGAAAAAAATTTACTGGTGAATAG
- a CDS encoding radical SAM protein — MYKHVFGPVPSRRLGISLGVDLVVSKSCNLNCIFCECGATKKIQLERKRFKDMNEVLNEIKSVLKNIKPDYVTFSGSGEPTLSLDLGNISKAIKENLKFKGKICLITNSLLLANEKVIKELEYIDLIVPTLNTLRQNIFEKIVRPDYRTNVDEIRKGFINLNNSNYKGKIWIEIFILENINDSEENFVEIANFLNSENIRYDKIQLNTIDRIGAERDLKAISFDKILKAKKILEENGLHDVEIIKSLSELEEKKKIQINQELLDNMKQKRLYQDEEINKIFKKVKILKNFS, encoded by the coding sequence ATGTATAAGCATGTGTTTGGTCCTGTACCATCAAGAAGATTAGGCATATCTTTAGGTGTAGATTTAGTAGTTAGTAAAAGTTGTAATCTTAATTGTATATTTTGTGAGTGTGGAGCTACTAAAAAAATACAACTTGAAAGAAAAAGATTTAAAGATATGAATGAAGTTTTAAATGAAATAAAATCTGTATTAAAGAATATAAAACCTGATTATGTAACATTTTCTGGAAGTGGAGAGCCTACTTTAAGTTTAGATTTAGGTAATATATCTAAAGCCATAAAAGAGAATTTAAAATTTAAAGGAAAAATTTGTCTTATAACTAATAGTTTACTTTTAGCTAATGAAAAAGTAATAAAAGAATTGGAATATATAGATTTAATTGTTCCAACACTTAATACTTTAAGACAAAATATATTTGAAAAAATTGTTAGACCTGATTATAGAACCAATGTAGATGAAATAAGAAAGGGCTTTATCAATCTTAATAATTCTAATTATAAAGGTAAAATTTGGATAGAAATTTTTATTTTAGAAAATATTAATGACAGTGAAGAAAATTTTGTTGAAATAGCTAATTTTTTAAATTCTGAAAATATTAGATATGATAAAATCCAATTAAACACTATTGACAGAATAGGAGCAGAAAGAGATTTAAAAGCTATAAGTTTTGATAAAATTTTAAAAGCTAAAAAAATTTTAGAAGAAAATGGACTACATGATGTTGAAATAATCAAAAGTTTAAGTGAATTAGAAGAAAAAAAGAAAATTCAAATAAATCAAGAACTTTTAGATAATATGAAACAAAAAAGATTATATCAGGACGAAGAAATCAATAAAATTTTCAAAAAAGTTAAAATATTAAAAAATTTTAGTTGA
- a CDS encoding ABC transporter ATP-binding protein: protein MNGLEIQIKDLNLILSGNEILEDINLTIKAGEIHCLVGPNGGGKTSLLRCILGQMPFTGSIEMKYERDKKIGYVPQVLDFERTLPITVEDFMAMTNQIKPCFFGISKKCKAEVDNLLKKLGVFEKKKRLLGNLSGGERQRVLLAQALFPKPNLLILDEPLTGIDKAGEEYFKEIIKELKNEGITVLWIHHNLAQVKELADTVTCIKKNLIFSGDPREELKEDKIMRIFE from the coding sequence ATGAATGGTCTTGAAATTCAAATAAAAGATTTGAACTTAATACTGTCTGGAAATGAGATTTTAGAGGATATAAACTTAACTATAAAAGCAGGAGAAATTCATTGTTTAGTAGGGCCTAATGGAGGAGGAAAAACTTCTCTTTTAAGGTGTATTCTTGGTCAAATGCCTTTTACAGGTAGTATAGAAATGAAATATGAAAGAGATAAAAAAATTGGTTATGTTCCACAAGTTTTAGATTTTGAAAGAACTTTACCTATCACAGTGGAAGATTTTATGGCTATGACTAATCAAATAAAACCTTGTTTCTTTGGAATATCTAAAAAATGTAAGGCAGAAGTTGATAATCTTTTAAAAAAACTTGGAGTATTTGAAAAGAAAAAAAGATTGTTGGGTAATTTATCTGGTGGAGAAAGACAAAGAGTTCTACTTGCTCAAGCACTTTTTCCAAAACCTAATCTTTTAATTTTAGATGAACCCCTAACAGGTATAGATAAAGCAGGGGAAGAATATTTTAAAGAAATTATAAAAGAATTGAAAAATGAAGGTATTACAGTTCTTTGGATACATCATAATTTGGCACAAGTAAAAGAACTTGCAGACACTGTTACTTGTATAAAAAAGAATCTTATATTCAGTGGAGATCCAAGAGAAGAATTAAAAGAAGATAAAATAATGAGAATATTTGAATAA
- a CDS encoding metal ABC transporter substrate-binding protein yields the protein MKKIIFIVFLIFNTLLLGQEKLKIGITLLPYYSFVANIVKDRAEVVPIVKAESFDSHTYQPKVEDIERASKVDAVVVNGIGHDEFIYKILDAVDKNKRPIIINANKDVPLMPIAGTLNDEKIMDSHTFISITAAIQQVHNITRELVKLDPKNKDFYLANSREYVKKLRKLKTDALKEVQNVNGEDVRVATFLGGYNYLLAEFGIDVKAVLEPTHGSQISMASLQKMIEKIKKDKIDIIFGEKNYSDEYVTIIKNETGIEVRKLEHLTTGAYTADSFEKFIKIDLDEVVSAIKYIKNKNKTKK from the coding sequence ATGAAAAAAATAATATTTATAGTATTTTTAATATTTAATACACTTTTGCTAGGGCAAGAAAAATTAAAAATAGGAATAACTTTATTACCTTATTATAGTTTTGTTGCTAATATAGTAAAGGATAGAGCAGAAGTTGTACCAATAGTAAAAGCAGAATCTTTTGACTCCCATACTTATCAACCTAAGGTTGAAGATATAGAAAGAGCTTCAAAAGTAGATGCAGTTGTTGTAAATGGTATAGGACATGATGAGTTTATTTACAAAATTTTAGATGCAGTAGATAAAAATAAAAGACCAATTATTATAAATGCCAATAAAGATGTGCCACTTATGCCAATTGCAGGAACATTGAATGACGAAAAAATTATGGATTCACACACTTTCATATCTATAACTGCTGCAATTCAACAAGTACATAATATAACGAGAGAGTTAGTAAAGTTAGATCCTAAGAATAAAGATTTTTATTTAGCAAATTCCAGAGAGTATGTAAAAAAATTAAGAAAACTAAAAACAGATGCTTTAAAAGAAGTTCAAAATGTAAATGGGGAAGATGTAAGAGTTGCAACTTTTCTAGGAGGATACAATTATCTTTTAGCAGAATTTGGAATAGATGTTAAAGCAGTTTTAGAGCCAACACATGGTTCACAAATAAGTATGGCTTCATTACAAAAAATGATTGAAAAAATAAAAAAAGATAAAATAGATATAATTTTTGGTGAAAAAAATTATAGTGATGAATATGTAACAATCATTAAAAATGAAACAGGAATAGAAGTTAGAAAACTAGAGCATTTAACAACAGGAGCTTATACTGCTGATAGTTTTGAAAAGTTTATTAAAATAGATTTAGATGAAGTTGTAAGTGCAATAAAATATATAAAAAATAAAAATAAAACTAAAAAATAA
- a CDS encoding metal ABC transporter solute-binding protein, Zn/Mn family → MYKKLLAILMVILSFSAFAKEKLKIGVTLQPYYSFAVNIVKDKAEVIPVVRLDQYDSHSYQPKPDDIKRMNTLDVLIVNGVGHDEFIFDILNAADRKKDIKVIYANKNVSLMPIAGSIRAEKVMNPHTFISITTSIQQVYNIAKELGEIDPTNKEFYLKNAREYAKKLRKLKTDALNEVKNLGNIDIRVATLHGGYDYLLSEFGIDVKAVIEPSHGAQPSAADLEKVIKIIKDQKIDIIFGEKNFNNKFVDTIHKETGVEVRSLSHMTNGPYEADSFEKFIKMDLDEVVKAIKDVAAKRGKK, encoded by the coding sequence ATGTATAAAAAATTATTGGCAATTTTGATGGTGATACTTAGTTTTTCAGCTTTTGCAAAAGAAAAATTAAAAATAGGGGTTACTTTACAACCATATTATAGTTTTGCTGTAAATATAGTAAAAGATAAGGCAGAAGTTATTCCTGTTGTTAGGCTTGATCAATATGATTCTCATAGTTATCAACCAAAACCAGATGACATCAAAAGAATGAATACTTTAGATGTTCTTATAGTAAACGGTGTAGGTCATGATGAATTTATATTTGATATCCTAAATGCAGCTGATAGAAAGAAAGATATAAAGGTAATTTATGCAAATAAAAATGTTTCTTTAATGCCTATAGCTGGCTCAATAAGAGCAGAAAAAGTTATGAATCCTCATACTTTTATATCAATAACAACTTCAATTCAACAAGTATATAATATAGCTAAGGAATTGGGGGAAATAGATCCAACTAATAAAGAATTTTATTTAAAAAATGCAAGAGAATATGCAAAAAAATTAAGAAAATTAAAAACAGATGCTTTAAATGAAGTTAAAAATCTTGGAAATATTGATATTAGAGTTGCAACTTTGCATGGAGGATATGACTATTTATTATCTGAATTTGGAATAGATGTTAAGGCAGTTATAGAACCATCACATGGAGCACAACCAAGTGCAGCAGATTTAGAAAAAGTTATAAAGATAATAAAAGATCAAAAAATAGATATAATTTTTGGTGAAAAGAATTTTAATAATAAGTTTGTAGATACTATTCATAAGGAAACTGGGGTTGAAGTGAGATCACTTTCTCATATGACAAATGGACCTTATGAAGCAGATAGTTTTGAAAAATTTATCAAAATGGATTTAGATGAAGTTGTAAAAGCAATTAAAGATGTAGCAGCTAAAAGAGGAAAAAAATAA
- a CDS encoding ABC transporter substrate-binding protein: MYISKSMSIKSIVEKYPETIPVFTNIGIKSLDNPAVLQKLEEQNITLEKAMMLKKEDVDAFIPMLQQAITSVEREDEGVKEASLMGLLPCPVRIPLLEGFEKYLADNQDIKIKYELKAAYAGLSWLKDEVIDKNDIDKLADMFISAGFDLFFDKDLMGKFKEQGIFKDMTGIEKYNSDFDNENIHLKDPHGDYSMIGVVPAIFIVNKAVLNGREIPKSWADLLKPEFAKSVSLPIADFDLFNSILIHIYKLYGFEGVKNLGRSLLSNLHPAQMVEAKEPAVTIMPYFFSKMIPAKGPKEVIWPAEGAIISPIFMLTKVSKAKELEKVIKFMSGKSVGDTLADQGLFPSVHPDVKNPVSGKPMLWVGWDFIYSNDMGELIKKCEETFKEGARE; encoded by the coding sequence ATGTATATAAGTAAATCAATGTCAATAAAATCAATAGTTGAAAAATATCCAGAAACAATTCCTGTTTTTACCAATATAGGAATTAAAAGTTTAGATAATCCAGCAGTGTTACAAAAATTAGAAGAACAAAATATTACATTGGAAAAAGCTATGATGTTAAAAAAAGAAGATGTAGATGCTTTTATTCCAATGTTACAACAAGCAATAACTTCTGTTGAAAGAGAAGATGAAGGAGTAAAAGAGGCTTCACTTATGGGACTTTTGCCTTGCCCAGTTAGAATACCTCTATTAGAAGGCTTTGAAAAATATTTAGCAGACAATCAAGATATAAAAATTAAATATGAATTAAAAGCTGCTTATGCAGGACTTAGCTGGTTAAAAGATGAAGTAATAGATAAAAATGATATAGATAAATTAGCAGATATGTTTATCTCAGCTGGTTTTGATTTATTCTTTGATAAAGATTTGATGGGTAAATTTAAAGAACAAGGTATATTTAAGGATATGACTGGTATTGAAAAATACAATTCAGACTTTGATAATGAAAATATTCATTTAAAAGACCCTCATGGGGATTATTCTATGATAGGAGTTGTTCCTGCAATATTTATTGTTAATAAAGCAGTATTAAATGGTAGAGAGATTCCAAAATCTTGGGCAGATTTATTAAAACCAGAATTTGCAAAGTCTGTTTCTTTACCAATAGCAGACTTTGACTTGTTTAATTCAATACTTATTCATATATATAAGTTATATGGATTTGAAGGAGTTAAAAATTTAGGAAGGTCATTACTTTCAAATTTACATCCTGCACAAATGGTTGAAGCAAAAGAGCCAGCAGTAACAATAATGCCTTATTTCTTTTCTAAAATGATACCTGCAAAAGGACCAAAAGAAGTTATATGGCCAGCAGAAGGAGCAATTATATCTCCAATATTTATGTTAACTAAGGTTTCTAAGGCAAAAGAATTGGAAAAAGTAATTAAATTTATGAGCGGAAAATCAGTTGGAGATACTTTGGCTGATCAAGGATTGTTCCCAAGTGTACATCCAGATGTAAAAAATCCAGTAAGTGGTAAACCTATGCTTTGGGTTGGTTGGGACTTTATCTATTCAAATGATATGGGAGAATTAATTAAAAAGTGTGAAGAAACATTTAAAGAAGGAGCTAGAGAATAA
- a CDS encoding GTP-binding protein encodes MKLITVSGPPSSGKTSLIIKTIESLKVQNIKVGIVKFDCLYTDDDILYEKAGIPVKKGLSGSVCPDHFFASNIEEVVQWGQTNNLDLLITESAGLCNRCSPYLKDIKAVCVIDNLSGINTPKKIGPMLKLADVVVITKGDIVSQAEREVFASRVQAVNPKAAIIHINGLTGQGTYEFGSLIMDNNEEIDTVLERKLRFPLPSAVCSYCLGETRIGNSYQLGNIRKINFEEQ; translated from the coding sequence ATGAAACTTATAACAGTATCAGGACCACCTTCATCTGGAAAGACCTCACTTATTATTAAAACAATAGAAAGTTTGAAAGTACAAAATATTAAAGTTGGGATAGTAAAGTTTGACTGTCTTTACACAGATGATGATATATTATATGAAAAAGCAGGAATACCTGTAAAAAAAGGATTATCAGGTTCAGTTTGTCCAGACCATTTTTTCGCAAGTAATATAGAAGAAGTTGTGCAATGGGGACAAACAAATAATTTAGATTTATTAATAACAGAAAGTGCAGGTTTATGTAATAGATGTTCACCTTATTTAAAAGATATTAAAGCAGTATGTGTAATAGATAATTTAAGTGGGATAAATACTCCAAAGAAAATAGGACCTATGCTTAAACTTGCTGATGTAGTTGTTATCACTAAAGGAGATATAGTTTCTCAAGCTGAAAGAGAAGTTTTTGCTTCAAGAGTACAAGCTGTAAATCCTAAAGCAGCTATCATTCATATAAATGGTTTAACAGGACAAGGAACTTATGAATTTGGTTCATTAATAATGGACAATAATGAAGAAATAGATACAGTCCTTGAAAGAAAATTAAGATTTCCATTACCATCAGCAGTGTGCTCTTACTGTTTAGGAGAAACTAGAATTGGAAACAGTTATCAACTTGGAAATATTAGAAAGATAAATTTTGAGGAACAATAA
- a CDS encoding metal ABC transporter permease, whose protein sequence is MLESFRNFLINLAEQGDIPSSFKYGFVINAMICALLIGPILGGIGTMVVTKKMAFFSEAVGHAAMTGIALGVLLGEPFSAPYISLFTYCILFGLVINYTKNRTKMSSDTLIGVFLSMSIALGGSLLIYVSAKVNSHALESILFGSILTVNDTDIYILVISAIIIGFVLIPYLNRMLLASFNPNLAIVRGVNVKLIEYIFIIIVTVITIASVKIIGSILVEALLLIPAAAAKNLSKSIKGFVAYSVVFALVSCLLGVYLPIHFDISIPSGGAIIMISSFIFIITIIIKMLFKNFAEGE, encoded by the coding sequence ATGTTAGAAAGTTTTAGAAATTTCTTAATAAATTTAGCTGAACAAGGAGATATTCCATCTTCTTTTAAATATGGTTTTGTTATTAATGCAATGATATGTGCATTACTTATAGGACCAATACTTGGAGGAATTGGAACTATGGTAGTTACAAAGAAAATGGCTTTTTTCTCAGAAGCAGTAGGACATGCTGCTATGACAGGTATAGCACTTGGTGTACTATTAGGAGAACCTTTTTCAGCACCATATATATCACTTTTTACCTATTGTATATTATTTGGTTTAGTAATAAATTACACTAAGAATAGAACTAAAATGTCCTCTGATACTTTGATAGGAGTATTTCTCTCAATGTCAATAGCATTAGGAGGCTCACTTCTTATATATGTATCAGCTAAGGTAAATTCACATGCTTTAGAAAGCATATTGTTTGGTTCTATACTTACAGTAAATGATACAGATATCTATATTTTAGTTATATCAGCTATAATAATTGGTTTTGTTTTAATACCATATTTAAATAGAATGTTACTTGCAAGTTTTAATCCAAATTTGGCAATAGTAAGAGGTGTAAATGTAAAATTAATAGAATATATTTTTATAATAATTGTTACTGTTATAACGATAGCATCAGTAAAGATAATAGGCTCTATACTTGTGGAAGCGTTACTTTTAATACCAGCAGCAGCAGCAAAAAATTTATCAAAATCTATAAAAGGTTTTGTTGCATATTCAGTTGTTTTTGCTCTTGTTAGTTGCTTGTTAGGAGTGTATCTACCTATACATTTTGATATATCAATTCCATCAGG
- a CDS encoding ATP-binding cassette domain-containing protein, whose protein sequence is MSIDNNELNEMDFDLLDILGVTEQKVESITLLPGYNKKGEKEGYEELVIKAGEIVAIVGPTGSGKSRLLADIEWGAQGDTPTKRTVLVNGELMDAKKRFSPSYKLVAQLSQNMNFVMDLSVREFIDLHAESRLVLDRESVIEKIFNQANELAGEKFTIDTPITSLSGGQSRALMISDTAILSTSPIVLIDEIENAGIDRKKALDLLVGNNKIVLMATHDPILALMGDRRIVIKNGGINKVIEATPEEKNILGALTELDDVVQGMRNKLRYGEKLELDFEIKKK, encoded by the coding sequence ATGAGTATAGATAATAATGAATTAAATGAAATGGACTTTGACCTTTTGGATATACTTGGAGTTACTGAGCAAAAAGTTGAAAGCATAACTTTACTTCCAGGATATAATAAAAAAGGTGAAAAAGAAGGATATGAGGAATTAGTAATAAAGGCAGGAGAAATAGTTGCCATAGTAGGACCTACTGGTTCAGGAAAAAGTAGATTATTGGCTGATATAGAATGGGGAGCTCAAGGAGATACTCCTACAAAGAGAACAGTTCTTGTAAATGGAGAACTTATGGATGCTAAAAAAAGATTTTCTCCAAGTTATAAATTAGTTGCTCAACTTTCACAAAATATGAACTTTGTAATGGACTTATCTGTTAGAGAATTTATTGATTTACATGCAGAGAGTAGACTTGTTTTAGATAGAGAAAGTGTAATAGAAAAAATATTTAATCAAGCTAATGAGCTTGCAGGAGAAAAATTTACAATAGATACTCCTATAACAAGTTTAAGTGGAGGGCAATCAAGAGCATTAATGATTTCAGATACTGCAATTTTGAGTACATCTCCAATAGTTCTTATAGATGAAATAGAAAATGCAGGTATAGATAGGAAAAAAGCATTAGATTTACTTGTAGGAAATAATAAGATAGTTTTAATGGCAACACATGACCCTATTCTTGCTCTTATGGGAGATAGAAGAATAGTTATTAAAAATGGTGGAATTAATAAAGTAATTGAAGCTACACCAGAAGAAAAGAATATTTTAGGTGCTTTAACAGAACTTGATGATGTGGTTCAAGGTATGAGAAATAAATTAAGATATGGAGAGAAATTAGAATTAGATTTTGAGATTAAGAAAAAATAA